GATTTCTTGAAATATGCTGAAAATAAAATATTAAATGAAAAATGGTCACCAGATGCAGTTGTAGGCTATTGTAAAAAAGACCCAAGCTGGAATAATAAAACTATTGTTTGTACTAAAACACTGTACAACTATATAGATAGAGGATTATTAGAAGTTAAAAACATTGATTTACCTTTAAAACTACGTTTAAAACCAAGGAAGAAACAAAATCGTAAAAATAAACGTATTATGGGTAAAAGTATTGATTTTAGGCCTAAAGAAGTTGAAAGCCGTGAAGTTTTTGGGCATTGGGAAATAGATACGTTAATTGGCAAGAAATCTAATGACAAGGTCCTTTTAACATTAATAGAGCGTAAGACTCGCCATGAAATAATATTCTTATTAGATGCAAAAGACAATAAATCTGTTAAAGATGCACTATCAAAATTAAAAGATATGTTTGGTGACAATTTAAGCAAGGTCTTTAAAACAATAACATCTGATAATGGTACAGAGTTTAGTGATTTAGAAAGTGCTCTTTTAGAATATGGCGTAGAAGTATATTATACACATCCATATTCATCTTGGGAAAGAGCTACAAATGAACGACATAACGGTCTTATACGACGTTTCATCCCTAAAGGTAAAAGTATTAAAGATTTATCTATAGATACGATAAAGAGAGTAGAAAACTGGCTTAATAACCTTCCACGAAAATTGTTAAATTACAAAACGCCTAAGGAATACTTTTATGAAGAGCTGGCAAAAATCTGTTAAGCCCATCCCTTATAAAGTTTAGAGCTCGTTCGTGATTTGTCAAGGGGCAGGCTTCGCCTGACTTTAACCCTTGACAAATCACGACCTTCGCTCAATTTGTTAACTAAGATGGGCTTAAGGTTATATATGATTTGTTCCAAATCCTATATCTACATGATTTTCATTAGGTGTTGCATTTAATATTGCAATTTATAACTGAAAAATTTTATTAAAATTTTATTGCTATTTAAGGTTTAAGGTGATATAATACACGTATAATATAATCGAAAGATTATATTGAACCAAAAATTCAAAGTGAGGGGATTATTAGTTATGTATCAAGACAAAGTGTTAGTGTGCAAAGATTGTGGAAAAGAGTTTGTGTGGACAGCAGGAGAACAACAGTTTTATGCGGAGAAAGGTTTTCAAAATGAGCCTGTAAGATGTAAAGCGTGCAGAGAAGCGAAAAAGAGAAGAAACCATCAGTACAATGCTAGAAGAGACAAGAAAGCTTTTGGCATGAGCAGATAATCCCCTTACTTTTTCGCAAGAAAAGTAAAGAGGATTATACAAAAGACACCATTTTGGTGTCTTTTTTACACTTCAGAACTTTTTCCACATTGTTAAAAGCGAATTTAAAAGTTATTCACAAACTTATCCACATTATCCACAGATTTTTATTTCACAACATATTTTTATACTTTCTAAAAAATTTCATGTCCTCTTTAAAGAAAAAAATATTGAAATTTTATTCATATGATATTATAATTATGAAAGCAAAAGGTCAGAAAATCTATTTGTAGCAGTTATTAATAATTGACATTTTTTATGAATTTACAAAATTTTTATAAAGAGGAGAGGAGAAGAAAAATGAATAAAAAAACATTATTTGTTTTCTTAACAATGACAATTATTTTGGGTTTAATTTTATCCGCTTGTGG
The sequence above is a segment of the Thermoanaerobacter ethanolicus JW 200 genome. Coding sequences within it:
- a CDS encoding zinc-ribbon domain-containing protein; protein product: MYQDKVLVCKDCGKEFVWTAGEQQFYAEKGFQNEPVRCKACREAKKRRNHQYNARRDKKAFGMSR
- a CDS encoding IS30 family transposase, giving the protein MVHNNDTTKNRSFKHLSSYERGEIYALLKEGRSIRYIAKKLNRSPSTISREIKRGTTTQLRSDLSSYTSYFPETGQAIYEKNRSNCGAKFKVAKAEDFLKYAENKILNEKWSPDAVVGYCKKDPSWNNKTIVCTKTLYNYIDRGLLEVKNIDLPLKLRLKPRKKQNRKNKRIMGKSIDFRPKEVESREVFGHWEIDTLIGKKSNDKVLLTLIERKTRHEIIFLLDAKDNKSVKDALSKLKDMFGDNLSKVFKTITSDNGTEFSDLESALLEYGVEVYYTHPYSSWERATNERHNGLIRRFIPKGKSIKDLSIDTIKRVENWLNNLPRKLLNYKTPKEYFYEELAKIC